A genomic stretch from Desulfolutivibrio sulfodismutans DSM 3696 includes:
- the groL gene encoding chaperonin GroEL (60 kDa chaperone family; promotes refolding of misfolded polypeptides especially under stressful conditions; forms two stacked rings of heptamers to form a barrel-shaped 14mer; ends can be capped by GroES; misfolded proteins enter the barrel where they are refolded when GroES binds) produces the protein MAKEILFDARARERLKKGVDKLANAVKVTLGPKGRNVVIEKSFGSPIITKDGVTVAKEIELEDKFENMGAQMVKEVASKTSDVAGDGTTTATILAQAIYSEGVKLVAAGRNPMAIKRGIDKAVEAIVADLETLAKPTRDQKEIAQVGTISANSDATIGNIIAEAMNKVGKEGVITVEEAKGLETTLEVVEGMQFDRGYLSPYFVTDPEKMVCEMDEPLILINEKKISSMKDLLPVLEQVAKMSKPLLIVAEDVEGEALATLVVNKLRGTLQVVAVKAPGFGERRKAMLEDIAILTGGQCVSEDLGLKLENMTLQSLGKAKRLIVDKENTTIVDGAGDPEKIKARVKQIRAQIDETTSSYDREKLQERLAKIVGGVAVINVGAATETEMKEKKARVEDALNATRAAVEEGIVPGGGVALVRCDKALGKLKASDDDEQAGIQIVRRAIEEPLRQISQNAGFEGSIVVAKVKESKEGMGFNAATGVYEDLIKAGVVDPKKVTRIALQNASSVASLLLTTEAAVAEKPEPKKDMPPMPGGGGMGGMGGMY, from the coding sequence ATGGCCAAAGAAATTCTTTTTGACGCCCGGGCCCGTGAACGCCTCAAAAAAGGCGTGGACAAGCTGGCCAACGCCGTGAAGGTCACCCTTGGACCCAAGGGCCGCAACGTGGTCATCGAGAAGTCCTTCGGTTCCCCGATCATCACCAAGGACGGCGTGACCGTGGCCAAGGAGATCGAGCTCGAAGACAAGTTCGAGAACATGGGCGCCCAGATGGTCAAGGAAGTGGCTTCCAAGACCTCCGACGTGGCTGGCGACGGCACCACCACCGCCACCATCCTGGCCCAGGCCATCTATTCCGAAGGCGTCAAGCTGGTGGCCGCCGGCCGCAATCCCATGGCCATCAAGCGCGGCATCGACAAGGCCGTGGAGGCCATCGTGGCCGACCTCGAGACCCTGGCCAAGCCCACCCGCGACCAGAAAGAGATCGCCCAGGTCGGCACCATTTCCGCCAACTCCGACGCCACCATCGGCAACATCATCGCCGAGGCCATGAACAAGGTCGGCAAGGAAGGGGTCATCACCGTCGAGGAGGCCAAGGGCCTGGAGACCACCCTGGAAGTCGTGGAAGGCATGCAGTTCGACCGCGGCTACCTGTCCCCGTACTTCGTCACCGATCCCGAGAAGATGGTCTGCGAGATGGACGAGCCGTTGATCCTGATCAACGAGAAAAAGATCTCCTCCATGAAGGATCTGCTGCCGGTTCTGGAGCAGGTGGCCAAGATGAGCAAGCCCCTTCTGATCGTGGCCGAGGATGTGGAAGGCGAGGCCCTGGCCACCCTGGTGGTCAACAAGCTGCGCGGCACCCTGCAGGTCGTGGCCGTCAAGGCCCCGGGCTTTGGCGAGCGCCGCAAGGCCATGCTTGAGGACATCGCCATCCTGACCGGCGGGCAGTGCGTGTCCGAAGACCTGGGACTCAAGCTCGAGAACATGACCCTGCAGAGCCTGGGCAAGGCCAAGCGCCTGATCGTGGACAAGGAAAACACCACCATCGTCGACGGCGCGGGCGACCCCGAGAAGATCAAGGCCCGGGTCAAGCAGATCCGCGCCCAGATCGACGAGACCACCTCCAGCTACGATCGTGAGAAGCTCCAGGAGCGTCTGGCCAAGATCGTGGGCGGCGTGGCCGTCATCAATGTCGGCGCGGCCACCGAGACCGAGATGAAAGAGAAGAAGGCCCGTGTGGAAGATGCCCTCAACGCCACCCGCGCGGCCGTGGAAGAGGGCATCGTGCCCGGCGGCGGCGTGGCCCTGGTGCGTTGCGACAAGGCCCTTGGCAAGCTCAAGGCCTCTGACGACGACGAGCAGGCCGGCATCCAGATCGTGCGTCGGGCCATTGAAGAGCCCCTGCGCCAGATCTCCCAGAACGCCGGATTCGAAGGCTCCATCGTGGTGGCCAAGGTCAAGGAGAGCAAGGAAGGCATGGGATTCAACGCCGCCACCGGCGTGTACGAGGATCTCATCAAGGCCGGCGTGGTCGATCCCAAGAAGGTCACCCGCATCGCCCTGCAGAACGCCTCCTCCGTGGCCTCCCTGCTTCTGACCACCGAGGCGGCCGTGGCCGAGAAGCCCGAGCCCAAGAAGGATATGCCCCCGATGCCGGGCGGCGGCGGCATGGGCGGCATGGGCGGCATGTACTAG
- a CDS encoding phosphatase PAP2 family protein, producing the protein MKSRLLTQTAKAILAVTGLITLSFLFFDRPAAWFAHGLKQTAVFDLAKYVSLTADETFFFSLLAVGLAASAVNLLGSTPKDWARDLLCICLAVCAAIALTDCLKFVFGRCRPPLLFTEDRYGFTWFTVKSGFTSFPSGHSTRIFALCAALALRFRRLAGPLLLVAAMVGVSRVFALRHYPSDVLAGAFVGVTAACWAWALRRVGPGA; encoded by the coding sequence ATGAAGAGCAGGCTCCTGACGCAAACCGCCAAGGCGATCCTGGCCGTGACCGGCCTCATCACCCTGTCCTTTCTGTTTTTCGACCGCCCGGCGGCCTGGTTCGCCCACGGCCTCAAACAGACGGCGGTGTTTGACCTGGCGAAATACGTAAGCCTTACGGCCGACGAGACGTTTTTCTTTTCGCTTTTGGCCGTAGGCCTGGCTGCAAGCGCCGTGAACCTCCTGGGTTCAACCCCGAAGGACTGGGCGCGCGACCTCCTGTGCATCTGCCTGGCGGTCTGTGCGGCCATCGCCCTGACGGACTGCCTGAAATTCGTGTTTGGGCGCTGCCGACCGCCCCTTCTTTTCACCGAGGACCGCTACGGCTTCACCTGGTTCACCGTGAAAAGCGGGTTCACGTCCTTTCCTTCGGGCCACTCCACGCGCATCTTCGCCCTCTGTGCGGCCCTGGCCCTGCGTTTTCGCCGTCTGGCCGGGCCGCTTCTTCTGGTGGCGGCCATGGTGGGGGTCAGCCGGGTGTTCGCCCTCAGGCATTATCCCTCCGACGTGCTGGCCGGGGCCTTCGTCGGGGTCACGGCCGCCTGCTGGGCGTGGGCCCTGCGCCGGGTCGGCCCCGGGGCCTGA
- a CDS encoding YidH family protein, whose protein sequence is MKDCTIPTTAFDLTNPQVLLAWQRNHLANERTFLAWCRTGLALFAFGFVIERFDFFIRQMQSLPMFEGLTRKHLHTEAISLTTFAVGVAVIIMAGWRFAYVRRLINRGEQQFSALPDMLFMISIMTIIISLFAAFWLLVAR, encoded by the coding sequence ATGAAAGACTGCACCATCCCCACCACGGCCTTCGACCTGACCAACCCCCAGGTGCTTCTGGCCTGGCAGCGCAACCATCTGGCCAACGAGCGCACCTTTTTGGCATGGTGCCGCACGGGACTGGCCCTCTTCGCCTTCGGGTTCGTCATCGAGCGCTTCGATTTCTTCATCCGCCAGATGCAGTCCCTGCCCATGTTCGAGGGCCTGACCCGCAAGCACCTGCACACCGAGGCCATCAGCCTGACCACCTTCGCCGTGGGCGTGGCCGTGATCATCATGGCCGGGTGGCGATTCGCCTATGTGCGCCGCCTCATCAACCGGGGCGAGCAGCAGTTTTCGGCCCTGCCGGACATGCTGTTCATGATCTCCATCATGACCATCATCATCAGCCTCTTTGCCGCGTTCTGGCTGCTGGTGGCCAGGTAG
- a CDS encoding cobyric acid synthase translates to MPPMPPVSGLAPTTHGGHVLALAASSGRDPADILDFSASMNPLGPPDALRPIISRTVSDLIRYPDPDSAGLLAAASRRYGVPVQTLLAGNGTSDLLFALARAARGPVGPVGTVRTGGADGPVWSRAVVVAPCYVDYRRACERAGLAVTPFLTSPEEAFALDFAALEAALPESPALVFLGRPQNPTGQSFPDAPLRELAARRPDCLFVVDEAFADFVPDFFSLTRERPANVAVFLSLTKSFAVPGLRLGLFAADAALVGRVREELAPWPVNALAQAVGEAFLGDADFLARTRTETARLRQALARGLAELPGVRVFPSQANFLLCCLEGEPDAALVLRDRLLAGHGVAIRACADFEGLSGRFFRVAVRGDEDNARLLAAMRGLLDPARLRPQRRHRPPVAAGPRRTPAIMFQGTTSNAGKSVLAAALCRILRRRGLSVAPFKAQNMSLNSGVTPDGLEMGRAQILQARACGLAPEAAMNPVLLKPSSETGSQVIVLGRPVGNMDARTYFARKRELFSTVTAAYDGLAARHEVMVLEGAGSPAEINLMRHDIVNMAMAAHAGAAVLLVADIDRGGSFAALAGTMELLPEADRRRVAGFVLNRFRGDPRLLGDGPDFLCRLTGRRVWGVVPNIVNLELPEEDSVSLKAGGLLPVRREADLDVAVIDLPHLSNFTDCDALLVEPDTAVRLVRAPGEVAPGRRPDALILPGSKNTLADLAWLRTVGLDREIAACAASGRCEVVGICAGMQMLGDEVRDPTGLESGREREAGLGLLPLATELLPEKTLRFVAAVHLPSGSALAGYEIHHGTSRPSCASGLVEVVRREDGQALGHARPDGLAWGSYLHGLFDADGFRRVWLDGLRRRKGLAPRTVPTPYDLEPALSRLADVVEAHLDMQAVAAVLGL, encoded by the coding sequence ATGCCCCCCATGCCCCCCGTATCTGGCCTCGCGCCCACAACCCACGGCGGCCATGTCCTGGCCCTGGCCGCGTCCAGCGGCCGTGATCCGGCGGACATCCTGGATTTTTCGGCCAGCATGAACCCGCTCGGGCCGCCGGACGCCCTGCGCCCGATCATCAGCCGCACCGTGTCCGACCTGATCCGCTATCCCGACCCGGACAGCGCCGGGCTCCTGGCGGCCGCCAGCCGCCGCTACGGCGTCCCGGTGCAAACGCTTTTGGCCGGAAACGGCACCAGCGACCTGCTCTTCGCCCTGGCCAGGGCCGCCCGAGGCCCGGTCGGGCCGGTCGGGACGGTCAGGACGGGCGGTGCGGATGGGCCGGTCTGGTCCCGGGCCGTGGTCGTGGCCCCCTGCTATGTGGACTACCGCCGGGCCTGCGAGCGGGCCGGGCTGGCCGTGACGCCCTTCCTCACATCCCCGGAGGAAGCGTTCGCTCTGGATTTTGCAGCCCTTGAGGCCGCCCTGCCCGAGTCCCCGGCCCTGGTCTTTCTGGGGCGTCCCCAGAACCCCACCGGACAGAGCTTTCCGGACGCGCCCCTGCGGGAGCTGGCCGCCCGGCGTCCGGACTGTCTGTTCGTGGTGGACGAGGCCTTTGCCGATTTCGTGCCGGATTTTTTCAGCCTGACCCGGGAGCGACCGGCCAATGTGGCCGTCTTCTTGTCCCTGACCAAGTCCTTTGCCGTGCCGGGGCTGCGTCTGGGGCTTTTTGCCGCCGATGCGGCCCTTGTCGGCCGGGTGCGGGAGGAACTGGCCCCCTGGCCGGTCAACGCCCTGGCCCAGGCCGTGGGGGAGGCCTTTCTCGGGGATGCGGACTTTTTGGCCCGTACCAGGACGGAGACGGCCCGGCTGCGGCAGGCCCTGGCCAGGGGGCTGGCGGAACTGCCCGGGGTGCGGGTGTTCCCGTCCCAGGCCAATTTTTTGTTGTGCTGCCTGGAGGGCGAGCCGGATGCGGCTCTTGTCCTGCGCGACCGGCTGTTGGCCGGACACGGTGTGGCCATCCGGGCCTGCGCCGATTTCGAGGGCCTGTCCGGCCGCTTTTTCCGGGTGGCTGTTCGTGGCGACGAAGACAACGCCCGGCTGCTTGCGGCCATGAGGGGATTGCTCGATCCGGCCCGGCTCCGGCCTCAACGGCGGCATCGGCCGCCCGTGGCGGCCGGGCCGCGCCGGACCCCGGCCATCATGTTCCAGGGCACGACCTCAAACGCCGGGAAGTCCGTCCTGGCCGCCGCCCTGTGCCGCATCCTGCGCCGCCGGGGCCTGTCCGTGGCCCCGTTCAAGGCCCAGAACATGTCGCTTAATTCCGGGGTCACCCCGGACGGCCTGGAGATGGGCCGGGCCCAGATCCTCCAGGCCCGGGCCTGCGGCCTGGCCCCCGAGGCGGCCATGAACCCGGTGTTGCTCAAACCCTCCTCGGAGACCGGCTCCCAGGTCATCGTCCTGGGCCGCCCGGTGGGCAACATGGACGCCCGCACCTATTTCGCCCGCAAGCGCGAGCTTTTTTCCACGGTCACGGCGGCCTACGACGGCCTGGCGGCCCGCCACGAGGTCATGGTCCTGGAGGGCGCGGGAAGCCCGGCCGAGATCAACCTCATGCGCCACGACATCGTGAACATGGCCATGGCCGCCCATGCCGGGGCGGCGGTGCTCCTGGTCGCAGACATCGACCGGGGCGGGTCGTTCGCGGCCCTGGCCGGGACCATGGAGCTTTTGCCCGAGGCCGACCGGCGGCGAGTGGCCGGTTTCGTGCTCAACCGCTTCCGGGGCGATCCCAGGCTTCTGGGCGACGGGCCGGACTTTCTCTGTCGGCTGACGGGCAGGCGGGTGTGGGGCGTTGTGCCCAACATCGTAAACCTGGAGCTGCCCGAGGAGGATTCGGTGTCGCTCAAGGCCGGGGGGCTTTTGCCCGTGCGCCGGGAGGCCGATCTGGACGTGGCCGTGATCGATCTGCCGCACCTCTCCAATTTCACGGACTGCGACGCCCTTCTGGTGGAGCCGGATACGGCCGTGCGCCTGGTGCGCGCCCCGGGGGAGGTGGCCCCCGGCCGCAGGCCCGACGCCCTGATTCTACCCGGCAGCAAGAACACCCTGGCCGACCTGGCCTGGCTGCGGACTGTGGGCCTGGACCGGGAGATCGCGGCCTGCGCGGCCTCGGGCCGGTGCGAGGTGGTGGGGATCTGCGCCGGGATGCAGATGCTCGGCGACGAGGTGCGCGACCCCACGGGCCTGGAGTCGGGCCGGGAGCGGGAGGCGGGGCTGGGGCTTTTGCCTCTGGCCACGGAGCTTTTGCCCGAAAAGACCCTGCGCTTCGTGGCGGCGGTCCACCTGCCCAGCGGCAGCGCGCTTGCGGGTTATGAGATCCACCACGGGACCAGCCGACCGTCGTGCGCCTCCGGGCTTGTGGAGGTCGTGCGCCGCGAGGACGGCCAGGCCCTGGGGCACGCCCGTCCGGACGGGCTGGCGTGGGGGTCGTACCTGCATGGCCTGTTCGACGCCGACGGCTTTCGCCGCGTCTGGCTGGACGGCCTGCGCCGCCGCAAGGGCCTTGCCCCCCGGACGGTCCCCACTCCCTACGACCTGGAACCGGCCCTCTCCCGGTTGGCTGACGTGGTGGAGGCGCACCTGGACATGCAGGCCGTGGCGGCCGTCCTCGGGCTGTGA
- a CDS encoding FmdB family zinc ribbon protein has protein sequence MPIYEYRCQDCDKVFEKIQRGFEERTEACPACGGDSKRIISNTSFVLKGSGWYVTDYCNRHGGAESGGNGESGAKGKDSGAASDSASAASDSTSPASPASAAPSASGTSGDKAPAAASCATACSGCGAAAAK, from the coding sequence ATGCCGATCTATGAATACCGCTGCCAGGACTGCGACAAGGTGTTTGAAAAGATTCAACGCGGCTTTGAAGAACGCACGGAAGCCTGTCCGGCCTGCGGCGGGGACTCGAAGCGGATCATCTCCAACACGTCCTTCGTGCTCAAGGGCTCGGGCTGGTACGTGACCGACTATTGCAACCGCCACGGCGGGGCCGAGTCAGGCGGCAACGGAGAGTCCGGCGCCAAGGGCAAGGACAGCGGCGCCGCGTCCGATTCCGCATCCGCTGCGTCCGATTCCACGTCCCCCGCGTCCCCCGCGTCCGCCGCGCCCTCCGCGTCCGGGACGTCGGGCGACAAGGCCCCGGCCGCCGCGTCCTGCGCCACCGCGTGCAGCGGCTGCGGAGCGGCTGCGGCCAAGTAG
- a CDS encoding MucR family transcriptional regulator yields MDDYLKQALDIVKAQASVRTMTEEELTSMVTKLAEGIKSISEGTAPEAEVEEKAPIMDPKKAIREKSIVCLESGKSFKILTKRHLAKYGMTPAEYREKWGYAKNLPLVCKELQRERRKKMKEMKLWEKRTKKK; encoded by the coding sequence ATGGATGATTATCTGAAACAAGCCCTTGACATCGTCAAGGCTCAAGCCAGCGTGCGCACAATGACCGAGGAGGAGCTCACCTCCATGGTCACGAAACTGGCCGAAGGCATCAAGAGCATCAGCGAAGGCACGGCTCCGGAAGCGGAAGTCGAGGAGAAAGCCCCGATCATGGACCCCAAAAAGGCCATCCGGGAAAAGAGCATCGTGTGTCTTGAATCCGGAAAGTCTTTCAAGATTCTGACCAAGCGGCATCTGGCCAAGTATGGCATGACGCCCGCCGAATACAGGGAAAAATGGGGTTACGCCAAGAACCTGCCCCTGGTGTGCAAAGAGTTGCAGCGTGAGCGTCGCAAGAAGATGAAGGAAATGAAGCTGTGGGAGAAAAGGACGAAAAAGAAGTAG
- a CDS encoding TetR/AcrR family transcriptional regulator — translation MQATPSKPLPAARRLDILTEILVNENEMGRNQEQNQLQRDTQRARILSSSLRLFVSRGFAATRITDIAAETGISSGLLYHYFQSKDDMLVALLQESLPKMDAAARDLEAMELPVADKIRLALRLLIRGIQENAETGKFHLLVALVSASEALPDAARQILARHAHGPYQIMERIFAKGQAEGSVRSGNPRDMAMLFWALVKGLSIHHSIHGNTLGEADPESVLPLFLK, via the coding sequence TTGCAGGCGACGCCGTCAAAACCCTTGCCTGCGGCACGGCGGCTTGATATATTGACTGAAATTTTAGTCAATGAGAATGAAATGGGCCGAAACCAGGAACAAAACCAACTCCAGCGCGACACGCAGCGGGCAAGAATCCTCTCGAGTTCCTTGCGGCTGTTCGTCAGTCGGGGCTTCGCGGCCACCCGCATCACGGACATTGCGGCGGAGACGGGGATTTCGTCCGGGCTGCTGTACCATTATTTTCAGAGCAAGGACGATATGCTGGTTGCCCTGCTGCAAGAGTCCCTGCCGAAGATGGATGCGGCCGCGCGTGACCTTGAGGCCATGGAGCTTCCCGTGGCGGACAAGATCCGCCTCGCATTGCGGCTGCTGATACGCGGGATTCAGGAAAACGCCGAGACAGGGAAATTCCATCTGCTGGTCGCCCTGGTCTCGGCATCGGAGGCGCTTCCCGATGCTGCGCGCCAGATTCTCGCGCGCCATGCCCACGGCCCATATCAAATCATGGAGAGAATTTTCGCGAAGGGGCAGGCGGAAGGCTCTGTCCGCAGCGGGAATCCCCGCGACATGGCGATGCTCTTCTGGGCGTTGGTCAAGGGGCTTTCCATCCACCACTCCATCCATGGAAACACGCTGGGCGAAGCGGATCCTGAATCCGTATTGCCGCTGTTTCTTAAATGA
- a CDS encoding alpha/beta hydrolase gives MQSLKSRLVNALIRNRHYFQGKLRRDVFTMDSSIQAFRDDCEKAAARMSRIPPGVQVGPTTMGGIAAEWLRPAAAPGNKAILYVHGGGYVSGSCADHRGFVSAFANRLGYAALTYDYRLAPEHPYPAAVEDSIAAYRGLLVTHRPGDILVAGESAGGGLALALLFAIRKYALPMPCAAVAISPWTDLTCSSAGYSTRNERSVAPKDSWVVFANHYAGGADRRDPLMSPLFGNQRGFPPLLINSAKDDELYDDGEKFARRAREAGVDVVFRPGVGMIHCYPLLSPMFREAALAMDEISCFASKHLG, from the coding sequence ATGCAGAGTCTCAAGAGCCGTCTGGTCAATGCCTTGATTCGGAATCGTCACTATTTCCAAGGGAAGCTGCGCCGCGACGTCTTCACCATGGATAGCTCCATCCAGGCGTTTCGTGACGATTGCGAAAAGGCCGCCGCCAGGATGTCGCGCATTCCGCCCGGAGTCCAGGTCGGGCCGACGACCATGGGCGGGATTGCGGCCGAATGGCTGCGTCCGGCCGCAGCGCCCGGGAACAAGGCCATCCTTTACGTTCATGGCGGCGGCTACGTGTCGGGATCGTGCGCCGACCACCGCGGATTCGTGTCCGCCTTCGCAAACAGGCTGGGATATGCCGCGCTCACCTATGATTACCGCCTTGCCCCCGAACACCCCTATCCTGCGGCGGTGGAGGATTCCATCGCCGCATATAGGGGATTGTTAGTGACGCATCGCCCGGGCGACATTCTGGTCGCCGGCGAATCGGCAGGCGGCGGGCTGGCCCTGGCGCTTTTATTTGCGATCAGGAAATACGCCCTTCCGATGCCCTGCGCTGCGGTGGCGATATCTCCCTGGACCGACCTCACCTGTTCGAGTGCGGGATATTCTACCCGAAACGAGCGTTCGGTCGCCCCGAAGGATTCCTGGGTCGTATTCGCCAATCACTATGCCGGTGGTGCAGACCGCCGGGATCCCTTGATGTCGCCGCTATTTGGCAATCAAAGAGGCTTTCCGCCGCTGTTGATAAACTCGGCGAAGGATGATGAGTTGTATGATGATGGAGAGAAGTTCGCGCGACGGGCCAGGGAAGCGGGCGTCGATGTTGTCTTTCGTCCGGGGGTTGGGATGATACATTGCTATCCGCTTCTTTCCCCCATGTTTCGTGAGGCGGCCCTGGCCATGGACGAAATATCCTGTTTTGCCAGCAAGCACCTTGGCTGA
- a CDS encoding ABC transporter ATP-binding protein — protein sequence MSALLEVQGLSRRYVVRGGVLGTSRRTVTAVDGVDLSVGRGETVGLVGESGCGKSTLARCVAGLERPSAGRVLHGGLEMDDPKVRDNLPRLIQMVFQDPFSSLNPRRSVGFSVAEGLWAMGMGDRAARRERVMELLDQVGLLPEHADRYPHQFSGGQRQRVAIARALATNPSLVVCDEPVSALDVSVQAQVINLLCDLKARLGLAYLFISHDLAVVGHISDRTAVMYLGRIMELAATDTLMDNPAHPYTRALLAAAPIPDPARRQAARSPLAGDAPSLFSPPPGCVFHPRCPEAMPECAVSSPKLLETSPGHFVRCLKETP from the coding sequence GTGAGCGCGCTGCTTGAGGTGCAGGGCCTTTCCCGGCGCTATGTCGTCCGGGGGGGCGTTTTGGGCACGTCCCGGCGCACGGTGACCGCCGTGGACGGCGTGGACCTGAGCGTGGGCCGGGGGGAGACCGTAGGGCTGGTGGGCGAATCGGGCTGCGGCAAGTCCACCCTGGCCCGATGCGTGGCCGGGCTTGAACGGCCAAGCGCCGGACGGGTGCTCCATGGCGGCCTGGAAATGGACGATCCGAAGGTGCGCGACAATCTGCCGCGCCTGATCCAGATGGTCTTCCAGGATCCCTTTTCCTCCCTCAACCCGCGCCGCAGCGTGGGATTCAGCGTGGCCGAAGGGCTGTGGGCCATGGGCATGGGCGACCGGGCCGCCCGCCGGGAGCGGGTCATGGAGCTTCTGGACCAGGTGGGCCTTTTGCCCGAGCACGCCGACCGCTATCCCCACCAATTTTCCGGAGGCCAGCGGCAGCGGGTGGCCATCGCCCGGGCGCTGGCCACCAACCCGTCCCTGGTGGTCTGCGACGAGCCGGTCTCGGCCCTGGACGTGTCCGTACAGGCCCAGGTCATCAATCTCCTGTGCGACCTCAAGGCCCGCCTGGGCCTGGCCTACCTGTTCATCTCCCACGACCTGGCCGTGGTCGGCCACATCAGCGACCGCACGGCGGTCATGTATCTGGGCCGGATCATGGAACTGGCCGCCACGGACACCCTCATGGACAACCCGGCCCACCCGTACACGAGGGCCCTCTTGGCCGCCGCGCCCATACCGGACCCGGCCAGACGCCAGGCCGCCCGCTCCCCCCTGGCGGGAGACGCGCCGAGCCTTTTCTCCCCGCCCCCGGGATGCGTCTTCCACCCCCGCTGTCCCGAGGCCATGCCGGAATGCGCCGTATCGTCCCCCAAGCTTCTCGAAACATCACCCGGACACTTTGTCCGTTGCCTCAAGGAGACCCCATGA
- a CDS encoding ABC transporter ATP-binding protein has translation MPDTLLSIHDVRTAFHTAEGTAVAVDGVSLAVARGETLAVVGESGCGKTVLGLSILGLVQPPGRIDAGRVLFDGTDLLTLSPDEMRRVRGNRISMIFQEPMTSLNPVLRIGEQIAEAIRLHRGKSRSEALAQAGNMLTLVGISDPDRRLASFPHELSGGMRQRVMIAMALCLSPDLLIADEPTTALDVTIQKQILALMLDLAAAKGTAILLITHNLGVVAETCDNAAIMYSGQVAEYGDVPSLFASPLHPYTAGLIRSLPRPGDKSRLAAIPGTVPSLTRLPRGCRFHPRCPLVFDRCRTDVPPFFRLESGRCARCWLHAEAAVERLP, from the coding sequence ATGCCGGACACCCTGCTCTCCATTCACGACGTGCGCACCGCCTTCCACACCGCCGAGGGCACGGCCGTGGCCGTGGACGGCGTGAGCCTGGCCGTGGCCCGGGGCGAGACCCTGGCCGTGGTCGGCGAGTCCGGGTGCGGCAAGACGGTGCTCGGGCTGTCCATCCTGGGGCTGGTGCAGCCGCCGGGACGCATCGACGCCGGGCGGGTGCTCTTCGACGGCACGGACCTTTTGACCCTGTCCCCGGACGAGATGCGCCGGGTGCGCGGCAACCGCATCTCCATGATCTTCCAGGAGCCCATGACCTCGCTCAATCCCGTGCTGCGGATCGGGGAGCAGATCGCCGAGGCCATCCGCCTGCACCGGGGCAAGTCCCGGAGCGAGGCCCTGGCCCAGGCCGGGAACATGCTGACCCTGGTGGGCATTTCCGACCCCGACCGCCGCCTGGCCAGCTTTCCCCATGAACTCTCCGGGGGCATGCGCCAACGGGTGATGATCGCCATGGCCCTGTGCCTGTCCCCGGACCTGCTCATCGCCGACGAACCCACCACGGCCCTGGACGTGACCATCCAGAAGCAGATCCTGGCCCTCATGCTGGATCTGGCCGCCGCCAAGGGCACGGCCATCCTGCTCATCACCCACAACCTGGGGGTGGTGGCCGAGACCTGCGACAACGCGGCCATCATGTATTCCGGACAGGTGGCCGAATACGGCGACGTGCCGTCTCTTTTCGCCAGCCCCCTGCATCCCTACACCGCCGGACTGATCCGCTCCCTGCCCCGGCCCGGGGACAAATCGCGGCTGGCGGCCATCCCGGGCACGGTGCCCAGCCTGACCCGGCTGCCCCGGGGCTGCCGGTTCCATCCCCGCTGCCCTCTGGTCTTCGACCGCTGCCGCACGGACGTCCCGCCCTTTTTCCGCCTGGAGTCCGGACGCTGCGCGCGCTGCTGGCTGCATGCCGAGGCGGCGGTGGAGCGTCTGCCGTGA
- a CDS encoding type II toxin-antitoxin system TacA family antitoxin gives MFWAVVSRADHSLEAVAPAGPATAVDGYGNLPYFSPMNSRNTTARLEARLPGEIHALLKRAAELQGRSLTDFVVTAASEAARKTIEDMEILRLSADDQLRIAQAVLDPPSPVPALVRAAKRHRERVDPA, from the coding sequence GTGTTTTGGGCCGTGGTTTCAAGGGCGGACCACAGCCTGGAGGCTGTCGCACCCGCTGGCCCGGCGACAGCGGTTGACGGGTACGGCAATCTGCCGTATTTCTCACCCATGAACAGCCGCAACACCACAGCCCGCCTCGAAGCGCGCCTGCCGGGGGAGATCCATGCCCTGCTCAAGCGCGCCGCCGAGTTGCAGGGACGCAGCCTGACGGATTTTGTCGTGACCGCAGCCAGCGAGGCCGCCCGCAAGACCATCGAGGACATGGAGATCCTGCGCCTGTCGGCCGACGACCAGCTTCGGATCGCCCAGGCAGTGCTCGACCCGCCGTCTCCGGTTCCGGCCCTGGTCCGGGCCGCCAAACGTCACCGCGAAAGGGTCGATCCGGCGTGA